Within the Methanobrevibacter wolinii SH genome, the region GTTAAAATTTAATTTTTAGATGTTTTTTAAATAACTTTTTATTTCTAAGATGTTTTTTTTGGATTGTTTTTAAGATTTTAGTAATCCATATATGCTTACTTTGTAAACAAGATTTATATTATTTAGATATAATGAGTAATGTATTTTTATGATATTTATTTTAAATTTGGATATTTATTAGGTTTATTTCTGATTTTATGATATTTATTTTAAATTTGGATATTTATTAGGTTTATTTCTGATTTTATGATATTTATCTTCAATTTAGGTATTTGTTGGGTTTAATTGTAATTTATGATATTTATCTTAAACTTAAGTATTTAGAGTTTAACTTATAATAAGTTAAAATTTAATTTTTAGATTAATTATTATGTGAATGTTTAAAATTATCATTTATTTCGTTTATATTATTAATTAATTCATTTACATGTTCTTTATTTAATTTTTTAATTTCATCTGAACTCATATTATTTTTATTATTAAATAGTCCTGCATTATTTTTATCTAAGAAATATTCTTGAGTATATGAAGCACTAACGAGTTCTTTTGAAAATGATTTATAAAAGTATTTATCTATTTTTTCTCTATCATAACAAATTATAAATAGTGCAAAATTTTTACCTTTTAATGTTTTTCTATTTCTTTCAACATATCTTTTTAAGTTTCCAGGAATATTTCCTCTTTTAATAGATCCACCTAATATTATGAAATCATATTTTATTAAACATGTATCTTTAGCTTTATTAACCGGAAATGCTCTTTTAAATTCGCAATTAATATTATCTAATATTTCTTTTGATAGGCTCTCTGCACTACTATTTATTTTATCATAAATAATTAGGGTTTTCATATTATTCTCTCTCTTAAGTTATTTAAAAATTAATTTTCTATTAAAATTTATATTTAAATTATAATATTTTTTAATAGATTTTAAAAACATTTTAAAGTTGATTTTGAGGTTTTTCCTGATTTTAAAGATATTCTTGAAATATTAGAATCATTATTTTAAAAATATAAAAAAATGATTTTAAAATCATTGAATTAATATTCTAATTTATTACTCTTTCAATTGGTACAACAAGAATATCTTTTGCACCAGCTAATCTTAAGTTATTTACTAATGTAAATACTACTTCTTCATCTACTACAGTTTGAACTGCAACCATCTCTTTTTTAGATAAAATTTCAGATATTGTTGGCCCACTCATTGCAGGGATAACATCTTTTACTTTATTAAGATCCTCTTTATTAACATTCATAATAAGTAATTTTTTGTTTCCTGCATTAATTACTCCTTTTATTCCTGTTTCAACTGCATTAATTAGACTTTCTTTTTCTTTAAGACTATCTTTATTAGCTATTAATTTAATTGAACTTTCAAGAATTATATCTACAATTTTAAGATGGTTTGTTTTAAGTGTAGTACCTGTACTTGTTAAATCTGTAATAACATCTGCAATACCAATTAATGGTGCTATTTCAGTTGAACCTGCAAGTTTAACTATTTCTATATTTTTTATTCCATTTTCTTCAAGATATTTTTTTGTTAAATTTGGAAATTCAGTTGCAACTCGCATATCACTTGTTAAATCATTAACACTATTAATATTAGATGTTTCTGGACTAGCAAGTACAAGTTTTGTTTGTCCAAAGTCTAAATCAAATAATTCTTCAATATTAGCATCTTTTTCTTTAATTAAATCATAACCAG harbors:
- a CDS encoding flavodoxin domain-containing protein, whose protein sequence is MKTLIIYDKINSSAESLSKEILDNINCEFKRAFPVNKAKDTCLIKYDFIILGGSIKRGNIPGNLKRYVERNRKTLKGKNFALFIICYDREKIDKYFYKSFSKELVSASYTQEYFLDKNNAGLFNNKNNMSSDEIKKLNKEHVNELINNINEINDNFKHSHNN
- the hisG gene encoding ATP phosphoribosyltransferase — its product is MKLKIAIPSKGRISDPSIEILERSGLKLKDSTNRKLMSKTFNPNIDVMFTRASDIPTFVEEGIVDMGITGYDLIKEKDANIEELFDLDFGQTKLVLASPETSNINSVNDLTSDMRVATEFPNLTKKYLEENGIKNIEIVKLAGSTEIAPLIGIADVITDLTSTGTTLKTNHLKIVDIILESSIKLIANKDSLKEKESLINAVETGIKGVINAGNKKLLIMNVNKEDLNKVKDVIPAMSGPTISEILSKKEMVAVQTVVDEEVVFTLVNNLRLAGAKDILVVPIERVIN